In Zingiber officinale cultivar Zhangliang chromosome 8B, Zo_v1.1, whole genome shotgun sequence, a single genomic region encodes these proteins:
- the LOC122013906 gene encoding mitogen-activated protein kinase kinase kinase 1-like has translation MESVASNSPSSPPPPPHAHSLPLTHVGERILRAFDHPLRLLHRSGADFFVLGSTGNVYQVTLAGAPSCSCPDRVVPCKHILFVLLRALGLPLDAPCLWRPAILPDELARLLATPTAAAAGVLAGARARERFQQLRGGERSAGADERAEVEEEEGAVCPVCLDEMGRGDNQGLVRCGRCGNALHEECWARWRRSRGRRMAICVMCRARWRRRVREQDAYVNLSSYVTEGEYTAAEDASCTG, from the coding sequence ATGGAGTCCGTCGCTTCCAACTCGCCCtcttcgccgccgccgccgccgcatgCCCATTCCCTTCCCCTCACCCACGTCGGCGAGCGCATCCTCCGCGCGTTCGACCACCCACTCCGCCTCCTTCACCGCTCTGGCGCTGACTTTTTCGTCCTCGGCTCCACCGGCAACGTCTACCAGGTCACCCTCGCCGGCGCGCCTTCCTGCTCCTGCCCCGACCGCGTCGTTCCCTGCAAGCACATCCTCTTCGTCCTCCTACGCGCCCTCGGCCTCCCCCTTGACGCCCCTTGCCTCTGGCGCCCCGCCATCCTCCCCGACGAGCTCGCCCGCCTCTTGGCCACACCCACCGCCGCGGCCGCCGGTGTCTTGGCCGGCGCCCGCGCGCGCGAGCGCTTCCAGCAGTTACGAGGCGGAGAGCGGAGCGCGGGGGCGGACGAGAGGGCGGAGGTGGAAGAGGAGGAGGGGGCGGTATGCCCCGTGTGCTTGGATGAGATGGGCAGGGGAGATAATCAGGGGTTGGTGAGGTGCGGGAGGTGCGGGAACGCGTTGCACGAGGAGTGCTGGGCGAGGTGGAGGCGGAGTCGAGGGCGGAGGATGGCGATCTGCGTGATGTGCAGGGCGCGGTGGCGGAGGAGGGTCAGGGAGCAGGATGCGTACGTTAACCTATCGTCGTACGTGACCGAGGGCGAGTACACGGCGGCGGAGGATGCATCGTGCACTGGATAA